A single genomic interval of Bradyrhizobium sp. AZCC 1693 harbors:
- a CDS encoding MBL fold metallo-hydrolase, with protein MPLWTCEQCGAQFPESAEPPQACPVCEDERQYVNWKGQTWLTREELTKRYKLVWRDDLDIPGISMQPGFAIGQRALLVPEADGCVMWDCVPLATREAIDYVRSLGGLKAIAVSHPHYYGAVADWSEAFGGVPVYLHGDDRAFVTRPHRAIVPWTGDSHRISDDILLIRTGGHFAGGTILHWRAGAQGRGALLTGDVAMVAMDRRSLSFMYSFPNYIPLNAPAVRRIWAAVEPLAFDRIYGAWWGRNIADNAKATFDMSVRRYIAAISD; from the coding sequence ATGCCGCTATGGACCTGCGAACAATGCGGCGCCCAGTTTCCCGAAAGCGCCGAGCCGCCGCAGGCCTGCCCGGTCTGCGAAGACGAGCGGCAATATGTGAACTGGAAGGGGCAAACCTGGCTCACGCGCGAGGAGCTGACGAAACGTTACAAGCTCGTCTGGCGTGACGACCTCGACATTCCCGGCATCAGCATGCAGCCGGGTTTCGCGATCGGGCAGCGCGCGCTGCTGGTGCCCGAGGCCGATGGCTGCGTGATGTGGGATTGCGTGCCGCTGGCCACCCGCGAAGCCATCGACTACGTCCGCTCGCTCGGTGGCCTGAAGGCGATCGCGGTCTCGCATCCGCATTACTATGGCGCGGTCGCCGACTGGAGCGAAGCGTTCGGCGGCGTACCCGTCTATCTGCATGGCGACGATCGCGCCTTCGTCACGCGGCCGCATCGGGCCATCGTGCCATGGACCGGCGACAGTCACCGGATATCGGACGATATCCTTCTGATCCGGACCGGCGGACATTTTGCCGGCGGCACGATCCTGCACTGGCGCGCGGGCGCGCAAGGGCGGGGCGCGCTGCTCACCGGCGATGTCGCGATGGTGGCGATGGACCGCCGCTCGCTCAGCTTCATGTACAGTTTTCCGAACTACATTCCGCTCAATGCGCCGGCGGTGCGCCGGATCTGGGCTGCGGTCGAACCGCTGGCGTTCGATCGCATCTATGGCGCGTGGTGGGGCCGCAACATCGCCGACAATGCCAAGGCGACGTTCGACATGTCCGTCCGGCGGTATATCGCGGCGATCTCCGACTGA
- a CDS encoding TRAP transporter substrate-binding protein has protein sequence MNRRKLLKAASLAVASTAIAAPAVAQSAPVLRWRLATSFPKSLDTLYGACEMFAKAIGELSDQKFQIGVFGPGEIVPAFQVFDAVANNTVEMGNSASYYYIGKDLAFAFGTAVPFGLNTRQMNAWLTYGGGLDMLNELYGTFGILGFPFGNTTAQMGGWFRKEIKTLDDMKGLKFRVGGVAGQVLSRLGVVPQQIPPGDIYPALEKGTIDAAEWIGPYDDEKLGFLKVAPYYYYPGWWEGCANGFLYINSAKWAELPKLYQNMVTIAAGQVAADLTAKYDARNASAIKRLVAAGAQLRPFSTDILDASFKATNELFAEVSAKNAKFKALYESTIAFRNEQYQWHQVCEATYDNYMIRRIRA, from the coding sequence ATGAACCGCAGAAAACTCCTCAAAGCCGCAAGCCTCGCTGTTGCCTCTACCGCCATCGCCGCGCCCGCCGTCGCGCAATCCGCGCCGGTCTTGCGCTGGCGTCTTGCCACATCCTTCCCCAAGAGCCTCGATACGCTCTATGGCGCCTGCGAGATGTTTGCGAAAGCGATCGGTGAACTCTCGGACCAGAAATTCCAGATCGGCGTGTTCGGTCCGGGCGAGATCGTGCCGGCGTTTCAGGTCTTCGATGCGGTGGCGAACAATACCGTGGAGATGGGAAACAGCGCCTCCTACTACTACATCGGCAAGGACCTGGCGTTCGCCTTCGGTACCGCTGTTCCGTTCGGCCTCAATACGCGACAGATGAATGCCTGGCTCACCTATGGCGGCGGCCTCGATATGCTCAACGAGCTCTACGGCACGTTCGGCATTTTGGGCTTTCCGTTCGGCAACACGACCGCGCAGATGGGTGGATGGTTTCGCAAGGAGATCAAGACGCTCGACGACATGAAGGGTCTCAAATTCCGGGTCGGCGGCGTGGCGGGGCAGGTGCTGAGCCGGCTCGGCGTCGTGCCGCAGCAGATCCCGCCGGGCGACATCTATCCCGCGCTCGAAAAGGGCACGATCGACGCCGCCGAATGGATCGGCCCCTATGATGATGAGAAGCTCGGCTTCCTGAAAGTGGCGCCCTATTACTATTATCCCGGCTGGTGGGAAGGCTGCGCCAACGGCTTCCTCTATATCAACAGCGCGAAATGGGCCGAGCTTCCGAAGCTGTATCAGAACATGGTGACGATCGCGGCCGGCCAGGTCGCGGCCGACCTGACGGCCAAATATGATGCCCGCAATGCGTCCGCCATCAAGCGCCTGGTCGCGGCCGGTGCGCAACTGAGGCCGTTCTCGACCGACATCCTCGACGCGTCGTTCAAGGCGACGAACGAACTCTTTGCCGAGGTTTCGGCAAAGAACGCGAAGTTCAAGGCGCTATATGAATCGACGATCGCGTTCCGGAACGAACAGTACCAGTGGCATCAGGTCTGCGAGGCCACCTACGACAACTACATGATCAGGCGGATCCGCGCCTGA
- a CDS encoding ethylbenzene dehydrogenase-related protein produces the protein MRQRKTDYGTIILHWTFVAAFAVALVTGLRIATETPDRTWINWFDAVLPRDSVWLAHMQAAIVLVAVAIGYVVYMLRSGLGRRVQLDKVRLRGLFGRGQARLSAVIALMYWIFFVTMSGLLISGGLLYFGFYSGYDVAMLHWVGTWVILAFVVLHVLTQFKSGGASQLLRIFRPAPLPAPPPRLDAIELLGMLAEQSVRLPETENVEAPPEVSSHPLQPRNEARHDRTHEPDPAPRPKTGPARSRNPTLQANAFVVAAAAAITGASMIVATDRLAVDSVQIRRINPADAPILDGDTSDRAWRGVKPFSLLTGEGGNFDGKGEARIEIRAVHDGTYAYFLFTWEDSTRSLKHLPLVKESDGWHLLHSGFQLGDEHQYNEDKFSVLLTTSDVTLAGGRTFHPGPQPVAGAPATMSGRGLHYTATGYADVWQWKATSGATGWMDDAHFGPPLDPTPMQAANVVPYKGGFAPDPGTANYRDNFTVEADTSGGPRRSRLVAPLRLPKAVAATTDALGDIDLDPNHGESDGARWFMTEKDSVPYSTDVDGRIPTGTVIPGVIVGGEFSGDRADVRSAARWASGLWALEVKRRLDTTSQFDVPIRSGVFMRVAAFDHSQIRHTRHVRPIRIEVE, from the coding sequence GTGAGGCAGCGTAAGACGGACTATGGGACCATCATTCTACATTGGACGTTCGTCGCGGCATTCGCTGTTGCGCTCGTCACGGGTTTGCGCATCGCGACCGAAACGCCCGACCGGACCTGGATCAACTGGTTCGATGCCGTGCTGCCGCGTGACAGCGTTTGGCTCGCCCATATGCAAGCCGCGATCGTCCTGGTCGCGGTGGCGATCGGCTACGTCGTCTATATGCTCCGCTCCGGCCTCGGTCGCCGCGTCCAGCTCGACAAGGTTCGGCTGCGCGGACTGTTCGGCCGCGGGCAGGCAAGGTTGAGCGCCGTGATCGCCCTGATGTACTGGATTTTCTTTGTCACGATGTCGGGGCTGTTGATCAGCGGCGGGCTGCTCTATTTCGGTTTCTATTCCGGTTACGACGTGGCGATGCTGCACTGGGTGGGGACCTGGGTGATCCTCGCCTTTGTCGTCCTGCATGTCCTGACCCAGTTCAAGAGCGGCGGCGCTTCGCAATTGCTGCGCATCTTTCGTCCCGCCCCGCTGCCTGCGCCGCCGCCGCGGCTCGATGCCATCGAACTGCTGGGCATGCTTGCCGAGCAGTCGGTGCGCTTGCCGGAGACCGAAAATGTCGAGGCACCGCCGGAGGTCTCATCCCATCCGCTGCAGCCGCGCAACGAGGCGCGCCACGACCGAACGCACGAGCCGGATCCGGCACCGCGACCCAAGACCGGACCTGCGCGATCGCGAAACCCGACCCTGCAGGCCAATGCGTTCGTCGTGGCAGCCGCCGCGGCGATCACCGGCGCTTCGATGATCGTGGCAACCGATCGGCTGGCGGTCGACAGCGTTCAGATTCGCCGCATCAATCCCGCCGACGCACCGATCCTCGACGGCGACACTTCCGATCGGGCATGGCGCGGCGTCAAGCCGTTCTCGCTTTTGACCGGAGAAGGCGGAAATTTCGACGGCAAGGGAGAAGCCAGAATCGAGATCCGCGCGGTGCACGACGGCACCTATGCGTATTTCCTCTTCACCTGGGAAGACTCGACGCGCTCGCTGAAGCACCTGCCGCTCGTCAAGGAATCCGACGGATGGCACCTGCTTCATTCCGGCTTTCAGCTCGGCGACGAGCATCAATACAACGAAGACAAGTTTTCGGTGCTGCTGACCACGTCGGACGTCACGCTGGCCGGCGGCCGGACCTTTCATCCAGGGCCGCAGCCGGTCGCCGGCGCGCCGGCCACCATGAGCGGCCGCGGACTGCACTACACGGCAACAGGCTACGCCGACGTCTGGCAGTGGAAGGCGACCAGCGGCGCGACCGGATGGATGGACGACGCCCATTTCGGGCCGCCGCTCGATCCGACCCCGATGCAGGCGGCCAACGTCGTTCCGTACAAGGGCGGCTTCGCGCCCGACCCGGGAACGGCGAACTACCGGGACAATTTCACGGTCGAGGCCGACACGTCAGGCGGTCCGCGCCGCAGCCGCCTGGTCGCCCCGCTGCGCCTGCCCAAAGCCGTCGCCGCCACGACGGACGCGCTGGGCGATATCGACCTCGATCCCAACCACGGCGAGAGCGACGGCGCGCGTTGGTTCATGACCGAGAAGGATTCAGTGCCCTATTCGACCGATGTCGATGGCCGCATCCCGACCGGGACCGTGATCCCGGGCGTCATCGTGGGCGGCGAATTTTCAGGCGATCGCGCCGACGTTCGAAGTGCGGCCCGCTGGGCCTCCGGCCTTTGGGCGCTCGAGGTGAAACGCCGGCTCGACACCACAAGCCAGTTTGACGTGCCGATCAGAAGCGGCGTCTTCATGCGGGTCGCCGCTTTCGACCACAGCCAGATCAGACATACACGGCACGTTCGGCCGATTCGTATCGAGGTGGAATAA
- a CDS encoding primary-amine oxidase has product MMRTKPAAGIDAGHPLDPLSEAEVALASEILRTAKNLGPDTRFTHVQLEEPAKSDVLGWEPTSRLPRCAAATLFDSRTGAVHVATVDIGSKTVTAWREQPTRDHPYGQPPITIEEVFKVGDIVKADAGWLRAMKRRGLDDKDIELVQVDPFSAGYFDREAEKGRRLVSAVSYWRKDLKDNGYAHPIEGVVALVDLIENRIVHLVDEPDIVPIPKKSRNYDRASIPQKRKDVKPLDVVQRDGPSFTVDGWKVDWQNWSFRVGWTAREGLVLHQIAFRDGGRERPIIYRASVTDMIVPYADPTANHFWKCAFDAGEYGLGKLANALELGCDCLGHINYFDVPVADDYGKPGVMKNAICLHEEDYGILWKHYEFRNETFEVRRSRRLVISFFTTVGNYDYGFFWYFYQDGTIQLEVKLTGIIQTAAIAAGKPYPWGGMVAENLGGPTHQHFFNARLHMMLDGEGNTVTEHEFRPRPWGTDNPYGNVFDTTSRVLSRERDAVREADGRTGRYWKITNPNQKNSVGGPTAYKLLAHSAPVMLAQEGCYMTSRGGFATKHIWVTRYAADERYASGEFPNQHAGGDGLPKYVAQNRPIENQDIVVWHSFGATHVCRPEDFPVMPVEYVGFTLKPNGFFAENPAMDLPPDRNSASRDNRDRDSCCG; this is encoded by the coding sequence ATGATGCGCACAAAACCTGCCGCCGGCATCGATGCCGGCCATCCGCTCGATCCGCTCAGCGAAGCCGAGGTCGCACTGGCGTCCGAGATATTGAGAACCGCCAAAAATCTCGGGCCGGATACGCGATTCACCCATGTGCAGCTCGAGGAACCGGCCAAGTCAGACGTGCTTGGATGGGAACCGACTTCAAGGCTTCCACGGTGCGCGGCCGCGACCCTGTTCGACAGCAGGACCGGCGCCGTGCACGTCGCCACCGTCGATATCGGATCGAAGACGGTGACAGCGTGGCGCGAGCAGCCGACCAGGGATCATCCGTATGGCCAGCCGCCGATCACGATCGAGGAGGTCTTCAAGGTCGGCGACATCGTCAAGGCCGACGCAGGCTGGCTTCGTGCGATGAAGCGCCGCGGACTTGATGACAAGGACATTGAGCTGGTCCAGGTCGATCCGTTCTCGGCCGGGTACTTCGACCGGGAGGCCGAGAAAGGCCGGCGGCTCGTCAGCGCCGTTTCCTATTGGCGCAAGGACCTCAAGGACAATGGCTATGCCCATCCGATCGAAGGCGTGGTCGCGCTCGTCGACCTGATCGAGAACAGGATCGTCCACCTGGTCGATGAGCCCGACATCGTTCCGATCCCGAAAAAATCGCGCAACTACGACCGCGCCTCGATCCCCCAGAAGCGCAAGGACGTCAAGCCGCTCGACGTCGTGCAGAGGGACGGCCCGAGCTTTACGGTCGATGGATGGAAGGTCGATTGGCAGAACTGGTCATTCCGCGTCGGGTGGACGGCGCGCGAGGGCCTCGTGCTGCATCAGATTGCCTTCCGCGATGGCGGGCGCGAGCGGCCGATCATCTATCGGGCCAGCGTCACCGACATGATCGTTCCCTACGCCGATCCGACCGCCAACCATTTCTGGAAATGTGCGTTCGACGCCGGCGAGTACGGGCTCGGCAAGCTCGCCAACGCGCTCGAACTCGGCTGCGACTGCCTCGGTCATATCAATTATTTCGACGTGCCGGTTGCCGACGATTACGGCAAGCCGGGCGTCATGAAGAATGCGATCTGCCTGCACGAGGAGGATTACGGCATCCTCTGGAAGCATTATGAATTCCGCAACGAGACGTTCGAGGTGCGGCGCTCACGCCGTCTCGTCATCTCGTTCTTCACGACGGTTGGAAACTACGACTACGGCTTCTTCTGGTACTTCTACCAGGACGGCACCATCCAGCTCGAAGTCAAGCTCACCGGCATCATCCAGACCGCGGCGATCGCCGCGGGCAAGCCGTATCCGTGGGGTGGCATGGTTGCTGAGAATCTCGGCGGTCCCACCCACCAGCATTTCTTCAACGCCCGGCTCCATATGATGCTGGACGGCGAGGGCAATACGGTCACCGAGCACGAGTTCCGGCCGCGGCCATGGGGCACCGACAATCCATACGGCAACGTGTTCGATACCACGTCGCGGGTTCTCTCGCGCGAGCGCGACGCCGTCCGCGAGGCTGACGGGCGGACGGGACGCTACTGGAAGATCACCAATCCCAATCAAAAGAACAGTGTCGGCGGGCCGACGGCCTACAAGCTCCTGGCGCACAGCGCGCCGGTGATGCTGGCGCAGGAGGGCTGCTACATGACCTCGCGCGGCGGCTTTGCGACCAAGCACATCTGGGTGACGCGCTACGCCGCCGACGAACGCTACGCGAGCGGCGAATTCCCGAACCAGCACGCGGGCGGCGACGGCCTGCCGAAATACGTAGCGCAGAATCGCCCGATCGAAAACCAGGACATCGTGGTCTGGCACAGCTTTGGGGCGACGCATGTCTGCCGTCCCGAGGATTTTCCGGTGATGCCGGTCGAGTATGTCGGCTTCACGCTGAAGCCGAACGGCTTCTTTGCCGAGAATCCGGCGATGGACTTGCCGCCCGACCGAAACAGCGCGAGCCGGGACAATCGCGACAGGGATTCATGCTGCGGGTGA
- the ggt gene encoding gamma-glutamyltransferase gives MDIRTGRPVTLAPNGMVTSPHSLASAAGVDVLRAGGSAVDAAIATSAVLSVVYPHMTGLGGDAFWLIHDGASGEVRYLNGGGKAAAGATLSSFEKKGLNEIPLRGIVPATLTVPGAVASWIEAHDKYGRLHLRRVLESAIGYARDGFPVTGRLASFIEMARDDLVRDQEAAGLFFPDGAAAQPGTKLANANLVRTLQSIADDGWSGFYEGPVAAEMARFSEAAGGLFRLADLGRQKAVWGEPVVGRYRDVTVFNTAPPTQGFTVLEMLNLVEPHELHRMDFLGPDHVHLLVQAKQVAYHDRDQLLADPSFADVPVERLISKPYASERGRLIDLQSVLKWDTVPSFGSLAGDTVYVAAVDRDGNAASLIQSLYGAFGSCVVAGNTGVILQNRGAYFSLDPDHPNRLEPGKVPLHTLIASIAKRDGKLWSVLGCMGADGQPQIQLQLYSAMVDFGLDIQEAIEMPRFLSGRFALGEARDTLHIESRFPEGTIDALALRGHAINRWDAWNEMAGHAHGITIDRRNGMLSGGSDPRSDGAAIGF, from the coding sequence TTGGACATTCGCACCGGGCGGCCGGTTACGCTTGCGCCAAACGGCATGGTGACGTCGCCGCATTCGCTCGCCTCCGCGGCCGGCGTGGATGTGCTTCGGGCCGGCGGCTCCGCCGTCGATGCGGCGATTGCGACCAGCGCGGTGCTGTCGGTTGTCTATCCGCACATGACCGGTCTCGGCGGCGATGCCTTCTGGCTCATTCACGATGGCGCCAGTGGCGAGGTTCGTTACCTCAATGGCGGCGGCAAGGCTGCGGCCGGTGCCACGCTGTCGTCCTTTGAGAAGAAGGGACTGAACGAAATCCCGCTTCGCGGCATAGTGCCGGCGACATTGACAGTGCCGGGCGCGGTGGCGAGCTGGATCGAAGCGCACGACAAATATGGGCGGCTGCATCTCCGTCGCGTGCTGGAAAGCGCCATCGGGTATGCGCGCGACGGATTTCCGGTCACCGGCCGCCTTGCCAGCTTCATCGAGATGGCGCGCGATGATCTGGTGCGGGATCAAGAGGCCGCAGGGCTTTTCTTTCCCGATGGGGCAGCGGCGCAGCCGGGCACGAAGCTTGCCAACGCAAACCTTGTCCGGACGCTCCAATCGATTGCGGATGACGGGTGGTCTGGATTTTATGAAGGGCCGGTCGCCGCCGAGATGGCGCGCTTCTCGGAAGCGGCGGGCGGCCTGTTTCGCCTTGCCGATTTGGGCAGGCAAAAGGCCGTCTGGGGTGAGCCCGTTGTTGGCCGTTACCGCGACGTTACGGTCTTCAACACGGCCCCGCCGACGCAGGGCTTTACCGTGCTGGAAATGCTCAACCTTGTCGAGCCTCACGAACTGCACCGAATGGATTTCCTCGGGCCCGACCATGTCCATCTCCTGGTACAGGCCAAGCAGGTCGCCTACCACGATCGCGATCAGCTGCTCGCCGATCCCTCGTTTGCCGACGTGCCGGTCGAGCGGCTGATATCGAAGCCATATGCAAGCGAGCGGGGCCGGCTGATCGATCTGCAGTCCGTGCTGAAGTGGGATACCGTGCCGTCATTCGGCAGTCTCGCAGGCGATACCGTCTATGTCGCGGCGGTGGACCGTGACGGCAATGCCGCGTCGCTGATCCAGAGCCTGTATGGCGCGTTCGGCTCCTGCGTGGTTGCGGGAAACACGGGGGTGATCTTGCAGAACCGCGGCGCCTATTTCTCGCTCGACCCGGATCACCCCAATCGCCTCGAACCCGGCAAGGTCCCATTGCACACCCTGATCGCCTCCATCGCCAAGCGGGACGGCAAGCTGTGGAGCGTGCTGGGTTGCATGGGCGCGGACGGCCAGCCGCAAATCCAGCTCCAGCTCTATTCCGCCATGGTCGATTTCGGTCTCGATATCCAGGAGGCGATCGAAATGCCACGGTTCCTGTCCGGCCGCTTCGCCCTCGGCGAGGCCCGCGACACGCTGCACATCGAGAGCCGCTTTCCCGAAGGCACGATCGACGCGCTCGCGCTACGCGGCCATGCGATCAACCGCTGGGACGCCTGGAACGAAATGGCTGGTCACGCGCATGGGATTACGATCGATCGGCGGAACGGCATGTTAAGCGGCGGTTCCGACCCGCGCAGCGATGGGGCGGCGATCGGGTTTTAG
- a CDS encoding 2Fe-2S iron-sulfur cluster-binding protein, with protein sequence MSKICKVTINDEPFLANRGELLLDWALMNGVDLPHDCRSGICGACRVRLVDGTVFGGHSRGDDMIHACQARIVSDLEIAIEAAPEPVALSAEVAQTVQLAPDVVGVDIELPKPLNYLPGQYCKLQFQGFPARSYSPTFPLEGAPHDRLLHFHIRMVTDGLVSSAFGREIRPGHRVKLMGPYGRAFFRQGHAGRIVLVASGTGFAPMWSVAVAAIMEQPQREMVFIVQARSIRSLYMHAALCRLALFPNVRLIPMVSEPQQISHAIQSGRPTDHLPKLSPDDVVYTAGAPAMTDAVARIAKAAGARCYTDPFVQEPRTAEQQSGLMSRLTGWLNEPKSGTIPPQPARKAAPMPRGVAAVGAGNR encoded by the coding sequence ATGTCAAAGATTTGCAAAGTCACGATCAACGACGAGCCGTTTCTGGCGAATCGCGGCGAGCTTCTGCTCGATTGGGCGTTGATGAACGGTGTCGATCTTCCGCACGACTGCCGCTCCGGAATCTGCGGCGCCTGCCGCGTGCGCCTGGTCGACGGCACGGTGTTCGGCGGCCATAGCCGGGGCGACGACATGATCCATGCCTGCCAGGCCCGGATCGTCTCCGACCTCGAGATCGCGATCGAGGCCGCGCCTGAGCCGGTGGCGCTGTCGGCGGAAGTGGCGCAGACCGTTCAGCTCGCGCCCGACGTGGTGGGCGTCGACATCGAGTTGCCGAAGCCGCTCAACTACCTTCCCGGCCAGTATTGCAAGCTGCAGTTTCAGGGATTTCCGGCAAGGTCCTACAGTCCGACCTTTCCGCTGGAAGGCGCTCCGCACGATCGCCTGCTGCACTTTCACATCCGGATGGTCACGGACGGACTGGTTTCCTCGGCGTTCGGCCGCGAAATCCGCCCCGGGCACCGCGTCAAGCTGATGGGACCGTATGGCCGCGCCTTTTTCAGGCAAGGCCATGCCGGCCGTATCGTTCTCGTCGCCAGCGGCACCGGTTTCGCCCCGATGTGGTCGGTCGCGGTCGCCGCGATCATGGAGCAGCCGCAGCGCGAAATGGTCTTCATCGTGCAGGCCCGCAGCATCCGCTCGCTCTACATGCATGCCGCGCTATGCCGGCTGGCGCTGTTTCCCAATGTCAGGCTGATCCCGATGGTGTCGGAGCCGCAGCAAATCTCGCACGCGATTCAGAGCGGCCGGCCGACCGACCATCTGCCAAAGCTGTCGCCGGACGATGTGGTCTATACCGCGGGCGCGCCGGCGATGACCGATGCGGTGGCGCGGATCGCAAAGGCCGCGGGCGCAAGGTGCTACACCGACCCCTTCGTGCAGGAGCCGCGGACCGCCGAACAACAGTCAGGGTTGATGTCGCGCCTCACCGGCTGGCTGAATGAGCCCAAAAGCGGAACTATCCCGCCGCAACCGGCGCGAAAGGCGGCGCCGATGCCGCGAGGCGTAGCCGCGGTAGGCGCCGGCAATCGCTAG